The following are encoded in a window of Panulirus ornatus isolate Po-2019 chromosome 6, ASM3632096v1, whole genome shotgun sequence genomic DNA:
- the LOC139748974 gene encoding histone H2B: MPPKASGKAAKKAGKAQKAIAKGDKKKKRRRKESYSIYIYKVLKQVHPDTGISSKAMSIMNSFVNDIFERIAAEASRLAHYNKRSTITSREIQTAVRLLLPGELAKHAVSEGTKAVTKYTSSK; the protein is encoded by the coding sequence ATGCCTCCCAAAGCATCAGGAAAGGCTGCCAAGAAGGCTGGAAAAGCTCAGAAAGCCATCGCTAAGGGCGATAAGAAGAAGAagcgcaggaggaaggagagctacAGTATCTACATCTACAAGGTTCTCAAACAGGTTCACCCGGACACCGGTATCTCTTCCAAGGCCATGTCCATTATGAACTCTTTCGTGAACGACATTTTTGAACGTATCGCTGCTGAGGCTTCCCGCCTTGCCCACTACAACAaacgctccaccatcaccagtcgggAGATCCAGACTGCTGTTCGACTtcttttacctggtgaactggccAAGCACGCCGTGTCCGAGGGTACAAAAGCTGTTACCAAGTACACCTCTTCTAAGTAA
- the LOC139748973 gene encoding histone H3 yields MARTKQTARKSTGGKAPRKQLATKAARKSAPATGGVKKPHRYRPGTVALREIRRYQKSTELLIRKLPFQRLVREIAQDFKTDLRFQSSAVMALQEASEAYLVGLFEDTNLCAIHAKRVTIMPKDIQLARRIRGERA; encoded by the coding sequence ATGGCTCGAACCAAGCAGACTGCTCGCAAGTCTACAGGAGGCAAGGCCCCTCGCAAACAGCTGGCCACTAAGGCAGCTCGTAAATCTGCTCCTGCTACTGGTGGTGTTAAGAAGCCTCACCGTTATAGGCCTGGAACTGTGGCTCTGCGTGAAATCCGACGTTACCAGAAAAGCACCGAGTTACTCATCAGAAAGCTACCCTTCCAGCGTCTTGTGCGAGAGATTGCACAAGACTTCAAGACAGATCTACGTTTCCAGTCGTCTGCCGTCATGGCCCTTCAGGAAGCCTCTGAAGCATACCTGGTGGGTCTCTTTGAAGATACCAACTTGTGCGCCATTCACGCCAAGCGTGTCACCATCATGCCCAAAGACATCCAGCTGGCACGTCGTATTCGAGGAGAACGCGCCTAA
- the LOC139748975 gene encoding histone H4: MTGRGKGGKGLGKGGAKRHRKVLRDNIQGITKPAIRRLARRGGVKRISGLIYEETRGVLKVFLENVIRDAVTYTEHAKRKTVTAMDVVYALKRQGRTLYGFGG; this comes from the coding sequence atGACTGGTCGCGGCAAGGGAGGCAAGGGGCTCGGAAAGGGAGGCGCCAAGCGTCATCGCAAGGTTCTTCGTGACAACATTCAGGGAATCACAAAGCCTGCCATTCGTCGTCTTGCTCGCCGTGGAGGAGTCAAACGTATCTCTGGCCTGATCTATGAAGAAACCCGTGGTGTACTCAAGGTTTTCTTAGAAAACGTCATCCGTGATGCTGTCACCTACACTGAGCACGCCAAGAGGAAAACAGTCACTGCCATGGATGTGGTTTATGCTCTCAAACGCCAGGGCAGAACTCTATACGGATTTGGCGGTTAA
- the LOC139748976 gene encoding histone H2A: MSGRGKGGKVKGKSKSRSSRAGLQFPVGRIHRLLRKGNYAERVGAGAPVYLAAVMEYLAAEVLELAGNAARDNKKTRIIPRHLQLAIRNDEELNKLLSGVTIAQGGVLPNIQAVLLPKKTEKK; encoded by the coding sequence ATGTCAGGACGAGGCAAGGGAGGCAAAGTCAAGGGCAAGTCCAAGAGTCGCTCCAGTCGAGCGGGACTCCAGTTTCCCGTAGGTAGAATCCACCGCCTTCTGCGCAAGGGAAACTACGCCGAACGTGTCGGTGCTGGTGCCCCAGTCTACCtggcagctgtcatggagtacctGGCCGCTGAAGTACTAGAGTTAGCCGGTAACGCTGCCCGTGACAACAAGAAGACTCGTATCATCCCTCGTCACTTGCAGCTGGCCATCCGTAATGACGAGGAACTCAACAAGCTTCTCTCTGGTGTCACCATTGCCCAGGGAGGTGTCCTGCCTAACATTCAGGCTGTCCTCCTTCCCAAGAAGACGGAAAAGAAGTAg